One region of Polaribacter pectinis genomic DNA includes:
- a CDS encoding DUF6660 family protein: MKYLTFILSIYILALNLAPCEDYTALDNEVQTEISQVTDSNHQHQGSDLCSPFCICQCCHISTINFKFVDVNINTSYFSTQDFFYQNGTEKEFTTSILQPPRA, translated from the coding sequence ATGAAATATTTAACCTTCATATTATCAATTTATATTTTAGCACTTAATTTAGCACCTTGCGAAGATTATACTGCGCTTGATAATGAGGTTCAAACAGAAATTTCACAGGTAACCGACAGTAATCATCAACATCAAGGTTCAGACTTATGCTCTCCTTTTTGCATATGTCAATGTTGCCACATTAGTACAATAAATTTTAAATTCGTAGACGTAAATATTAATACATCCTACTTTTCTACACAAGATTTTTTCTACCAAAACGGTACAGAAAAAGAATTTACTACTTCAATTTTACAGCCACCAAGGGCGTAA
- a CDS encoding heavy-metal-associated domain-containing protein, which yields MKKVILSMVVIIAIVFTSCKNEGKKDSNTNNIEASSKMAMKEISFGVRGNCGMCKNTIEKATNNVEGVATANWDKDKKQIKVSFDEGKTDVISIHKAIAASGYDTEKVEGDLNAYEGLPGCCKYDHSMEMNQ from the coding sequence ATGAAAAAAGTAATTTTAAGTATGGTAGTTATTATAGCAATAGTTTTCACTAGCTGTAAAAACGAGGGTAAAAAGGATTCAAATACAAACAATATAGAAGCTTCTAGTAAAATGGCAATGAAAGAGATTTCTTTTGGTGTAAGAGGTAATTGTGGTATGTGTAAAAATACAATTGAGAAAGCAACAAATAATGTTGAAGGTGTTGCAACTGCAAATTGGGATAAAGATAAAAAGCAAATAAAAGTGTCTTTTGATGAAGGTAAAACAGATGTAATATCAATTCACAAAGCAATTGCAGCTTCTGGTTATGATACTGAAAAAGTTGAAGGAGATTTAAATGCTTATGAGGGTTTACCTGGTTGTTGTAAATACGATCATTCTATGGAAATGAATCAATAA
- a CDS encoding efflux RND transporter periplasmic adaptor subunit codes for MKKYAIYIGILAIGLVLGWILFGNSSTQESEHNHNKTVKTNQKWTCSMHPQIMKSEPGDCPICGMDLIPAESSAEGLLADQFKLSNNAMALANIQTSLVGNSNQKDNFIKLSGKIVENEESNAVQVSYFSGRIEKLNVSFTGEKINKGQLLATIYSPELYAAQQELITAANLKESQPELYKAVKNKLKLWKLNEKQINQIEASGKVIKNFPVYATVSGTVSAKLVEQGDYIKQGQPLLKISKLSTVWGNFDVYENQIDNFKKEQEVVVTTNAYANEEFNGKVDFIDPILNTKTRTVTLRVVLNNKKNKFKPGMFVEAKIKNKTGNNNNAVSIPSSAVLWTGKRSVVYIKPDTSKPVFEMREITLGKKLGDNYEVLEGLSNGDEIVTNGVFTIDAAAQLQGKKSMMNKVGGKVMTGHEGHLGMETTKTNKKDHSKMDERIKVSKIFQNQIEIVFNSYIKLKDELVNEDANNAMLTSKIILENISKVDMKQLKDKNAHNHWMTIEKEIKASANSISKSSDIKVQRDHFKHLSSHLINTIKLFGINKKVFVEFCPMANNNKGAYWLSNEEKVINPYYGQAMISCGEVKQILE; via the coding sequence ATGAAAAAATACGCAATTTATATCGGAATATTAGCTATTGGTCTAGTATTAGGATGGATACTATTTGGTAATTCATCAACTCAGGAATCTGAGCACAATCATAATAAAACTGTAAAGACAAACCAAAAATGGACCTGCTCAATGCATCCTCAAATTATGAAATCAGAACCAGGAGATTGCCCAATTTGTGGTATGGATTTAATTCCTGCAGAAAGTAGTGCTGAAGGTTTATTAGCAGATCAATTTAAGTTATCAAATAATGCAATGGCTTTGGCAAACATTCAAACTTCATTGGTTGGTAATAGTAATCAGAAAGACAATTTTATAAAATTATCAGGTAAAATTGTAGAAAATGAAGAATCTAATGCTGTTCAAGTAAGTTATTTCTCGGGAAGAATAGAGAAATTAAATGTAAGTTTTACTGGTGAAAAAATTAATAAGGGGCAACTTTTGGCAACTATTTATTCTCCAGAATTATACGCTGCTCAACAAGAACTAATTACGGCTGCTAATTTAAAAGAATCACAACCTGAGCTATACAAGGCAGTTAAGAATAAATTAAAACTTTGGAAACTAAATGAAAAGCAGATAAACCAAATTGAAGCTTCAGGTAAAGTAATAAAGAACTTCCCTGTGTATGCAACAGTTTCCGGTACAGTTTCAGCAAAATTAGTAGAGCAAGGTGATTATATAAAACAAGGGCAACCACTTTTAAAGATTTCAAAACTAAGTACAGTTTGGGGTAATTTTGATGTGTATGAGAATCAAATAGACAACTTTAAGAAAGAGCAAGAAGTTGTGGTTACAACAAATGCCTATGCTAATGAAGAGTTTAATGGGAAAGTAGATTTTATAGACCCAATTTTAAATACCAAAACTAGAACTGTAACATTAAGAGTTGTTTTAAATAATAAGAAGAATAAGTTTAAACCAGGAATGTTTGTTGAAGCTAAAATTAAAAACAAAACTGGTAACAATAATAATGCTGTAAGCATACCTTCTTCTGCTGTTTTATGGACAGGAAAAAGATCTGTTGTTTATATAAAACCAGATACATCAAAGCCAGTTTTTGAAATGCGTGAAATTACGTTAGGGAAAAAACTAGGTGATAATTATGAAGTTTTAGAGGGCTTAAGTAATGGTGATGAAATAGTAACAAATGGTGTTTTCACTATTGATGCAGCAGCACAATTACAAGGTAAGAAATCGATGATGAATAAAGTGGGTGGTAAAGTAATGACAGGTCACGAAGGGCATCTAGGAATGGAAACTACGAAAACAAATAAAAAAGACCATTCTAAAATGGATGAGCGTATCAAAGTTTCAAAGATTTTTCAAAATCAGATAGAAATAGTATTTAATAGTTACATAAAATTAAAAGATGAATTGGTTAATGAGGATGCTAATAATGCAATGTTAACATCAAAAATAATATTAGAAAATATATCTAAAGTAGATATGAAACAATTAAAAGATAAGAATGCACATAATCATTGGATGACTATAGAAAAAGAAATAAAAGCGTCAGCCAATTCAATTTCAAAGAGTTCAGATATCAAAGTTCAAAGAGACCATTTTAAACACCTTTCCTCACATTTAATCAATACAATTAAATTATTTGGTATTAATAAAAAAGTCTTTGTAGAATTTTGCCCAATGGCAAATAATAATAAAGGAGCATATTGGTTAAGTAATGAAGAAAAAGTAATCAATCCATATTATGGTCAGGCAATGATATCCTGTGGTGAAGTAAAACAAATATTAGAGTAA
- a CDS encoding PepSY domain-containing protein: MINRQAALKIRKTHRYLGLFLGIQFLFWTISGLYFSWTDIDEIHGDQFKNLEYQSKAFNNLISPSDLKIQNGINTIELRDINNSPYYWINKEQLYNAIDGSLKTNITKDEALSVAKNYMKDGLEVVDINLIDETGKHHEYREKLLPAYVISYANDESIKAYVSIKDGKFQTVRHQSWRWFDFLWMTHTMDYEGRDNFNTIVLRVFSLLGLITVLSGFLLWFTSSPTIRKILKKTNK; the protein is encoded by the coding sequence ATGATAAACAGACAAGCCGCATTAAAAATTAGAAAGACACATCGTTATTTAGGATTGTTTTTAGGTATTCAATTTTTATTTTGGACGATTAGTGGTTTATATTTTAGTTGGACAGATATTGACGAAATTCACGGGGACCAATTTAAAAATTTAGAGTATCAATCAAAAGCATTTAATAATCTTATAAGTCCATCAGATTTAAAAATTCAAAATGGTATCAATACAATAGAACTGAGAGACATTAATAATTCTCCATATTATTGGATTAACAAAGAACAATTATACAATGCTATTGATGGTAGTTTAAAAACTAATATTACTAAAGACGAAGCTTTGTCTGTTGCTAAAAACTATATGAAAGATGGTTTAGAAGTAGTAGATATCAATTTAATTGATGAAACCGGAAAACATCACGAATACAGAGAAAAACTATTACCAGCTTATGTAATCTCTTACGCAAATGATGAAAGCATAAAAGCATATGTGTCCATAAAAGATGGGAAATTTCAAACAGTTAGACATCAAAGTTGGAGATGGTTTGATTTCTTATGGATGACCCACACAATGGATTATGAGGGTAGAGATAATTTTAATACTATCGTTTTAAGAGTCTTTTCACTTTTAGGATTAATCACAGTTTTAAGCGGGTTTTTACTCTGGTTTACCTCATCACCTACAATTAGAAAAATATTAAAAAAAACAAATAAATAA